GCCTTGGGGTCGGCGCCGACAGCACCGCGATGCTCGAGGTTCTCGAGAATGCGCAGTCCATCCTCGATCATCTTGTGCGATTTTCGATTGTGGATGTTCGCCACGAAGCCGATGCCGCAGGCATCATGTTCATTACGGGGGTCATAGAGACCCTGCGCTTCCGGCAGTCCTGCCAGATGCGTGGCCGGATACCGGCTCATGTCGTCCCGCTTCTGCGTCATACCCATCAATCCTTCCACCCAGACCTGCTCCTGGGACTTCAGGCCCATTCGCGAGGCAGGTCGCCTCTCATTTCTCTATCCGCACGCCGCCTCCTCCCCGAACCTTCCGGCCGGAGCCCCGATTCCTCGGGGCCGGGGACGCTAGCGGATCGCGCGTTATCGCAAAAGTCCCGGCCCGAAATTCCGGCGAGACAAGTCACCGCCGGACCGCTTTCGCGGTCCACCTTCCGGTATGCCCGGGACGCCTCCCATCAATCGGACGAGCGGCGCTCTTCGCATACCCTTGCAGTGCCGCCATCTCCGACGGAGCTTTCTGCTTGGTGCTCCTATTGCCCGGAGCCGAGGCTTACTGGGTCGGCCGTGCCCTTTTCGGGTCGGCCGTTCGCACCGGAAAAGCCAAGCTTTGCCAGTGGCCGGATCATGCCAAACCCGCCGGTTTGAATCAAGCAAATAAGACAGGAATGCTGACCTATAGCGGAGCGGGCTAAACGACAGATATTATGGGGAAAAATCCACAGTTTCGCCTCGCAACTGTCTCTGACATGCTTTCGGGGCAAGAACAAGCGGGAGAGGCGAATGTTGAGCAGGATCGACAGGGTGCAACTGGCGGTGCCGGATATAAAGAAAGCATCTCAGGGCTGGGTCGACATTCTGGGCGCCGAACCCGAAGGCGAGGACCGGATCAGCGGGCTTGCCGCCAAACGTCTGACCTTGCGCATCGGCACAGGCGCCGTCGAATTGCTGGAGCCGGATGGGACGGGGAAGATTGCGGATGCTGTGGCCCGGCGCGGCGGACATTTATATGCGGCGGGGGCGGCGAGCGCCGATCTTCCCGCCCTTGAAGCACGGCTTCGCGGCAAGGGTATCGCGCCACTCAGCGAGGGTGGCCAGCTCCATCTCGATGTTGCGGACACGGGGATCGAGGGCCTGCGCGTGGTGTTGAGCGGCGATGAGGCTCGGGCGCCTGCCGGTCTCATCGACTTTCTATATGAAGCGACGCTGCTTTCCGCCGATACGCCGGGAGTGGCACGCCAGCTCAACGAGCTTTTCGGCCTCGACGGCGGCAACTACTCGGAAATCGTATCCGACAAATTCGGCTATCGCGGCACGCTGACACTGTTCAAGAAGGACAAGCTCGACCGGCTGGAAGTCATCGAGCCGACAACGCCCGGCACCACGATGGACCGCTATTTCCGGAAATTCGGCCAGAGCCTCTATATGGCTTTCGCCGAAACCTCGCAGATCAATCTGATCGCCGAGCGCGCCATGGCGGCGGGAGCGGGATATACCCTGGACAGGCCCACCGACCGTTCGCCGCATCTTCCCTCCGACCAGCTCTGGCTTCATCCGGCCGCGCTTGGCGGAATGATGCTCGGCCTGTCGCGGCCCAGCATGGCCTGGTTCTGGTCCGGAAAGCCGGAGCGCGTTGAAGCCGTCGCCTGACAGATGCCGCATATTCGTGAATACTCGCGCGGAAAATGAGGATGGCGATGGATTTCACGAGCGACAATGCAGCCGGCGCGGCACCGGAAATTCTGGAGGCACTGTCCCGCGTCAATGGCGGCACGGCGGCTTCTTACGGCGCCGACGACGTGACCACGCGCCTGACGCGGCGCTTTTCCGAATTGTTCGAGCGTGAGGTGGCTGTCTTTCCGGTGGTGACCGGCACGGCGGCAAATGCCCTTGCTCTCGCCACGCTCACGCCGTCCCATGGGGCGGTGATGTGTCATGAACTTGCGCATGTTCACGTGGATGAATGCGGTGCGCCGGAAATGTTCTCCGGTGGCGCCAAGCTTGTGCCCGTCGGCGGCGCTGCCGCGAAGATAGACCCGCGCGCGCTTGCCGCCTCGCTCGCCGCGCTTCCGCAGGGCGTCGTCCATCATGTGCAACCATCCGCCCTTACCGTCACCCAATCGACCGAGATGGGCAGCGTCTACTCGATTGCCGAAATCGAAGCGCTTGCCGAAATCGCGCGGGGCCGTGGCTTGCGCATCCATATGGACGGTGCGCGCTTCGCCAATGCGCTTGCCTCGCTCGAGGTTTCGCCCGCATCGATGACCTGGAAGGCGGGCATCGACATCATGTCCTTCGGCGCCACCAAAAACGGCGCGCTGGCAGCGGAAGCCGTCCTCGTCTTCAATCCGGACCTGGCGAAGGATCTGGCCTTTCGCCGGAAGCGTGCGGGACACCTTCTATCCAAGATGCGGTTTCTCTCGGCCCAGCTCGAAGCCTATCTGACGGATGATCTATGGCTTCGGCTGGCTGCTCATGCAAATGCGATGACTACGCGCCTTGCCGCCGGGCTCGCTCAAACCGCCGGCGCCACGCTGCATCTGGAGCCGCAGGCCAACGAGGTTTTCGTGCGGCTGCCCGTTTCTCTCATCAAGCATCTGCGGGACGCCGGAGCGCGGTTTCATCCCTGGCCTATGCCGGGTGACGACGATCAGGCCCGTTCCGTCCGGCTTGTCACCTCATTTCAGACCAGCGCCGCTGAAATAGACAGCTTTCTCGGCCTCGCCGCCGGTTAGGTTTCAACGTTCATTAACGTACTTTCCGTTACGCTGACCGTCAGGCATCGGGCCTCTGAGGGCATCGGGTGGGAAATGATTCCGAAGGATGAAAAGGCGTCGGAGTTCGCGGACCTGATCGCGCAAGCGGAAGCCGCGGTCGACGCACTGCGCGACACCTATCGCCAGCAACTCGCCATCGACGTCGCCTCTCTTGCGGAAGTCTGGTCGCGGCTGGAAGGCGGTGCTCCCGTCGAGCCTATCCTCGACGAGCTTCACAGCATTGCGCACAATATCAAAGGGCAGGGCGGCTCCTTCGGCTACGATCTCGTTACGGACATTGGCGCTTCCTTCTGCCGCTACCTGCGCAGCAGTGCCCGCGTCACGCCGGCCGAGCTCAATATCGTACAGATGCATATCCGCATGCTGAAGACGGTTTCCGACAATGACATTTCCGGCAGTGGCGGCGAAACCGGCGAACGGATCATAGAGAAGCTCCGTATCCTGACCGGTGATTGCGAAGACTGACCGGTTATCCGGCCATCCGCTCGAGTTCTTCCAGCATTTTTTCAAGCGCGTCCTCCGCGGGCGAACCCTTGGCTTCCCCGCTGGCGGCTTTCTCGGTTTCGCGTGATGGGGAGGGCGGCATGGAGGCTTCGGACAGAGCGCGCGCCATTTCTTCCACCAGAACGTCGATCTTGAACGGCTTCGATACGAAGCCGTTCATGCCCGCGGCCATATAAAGCTCGCAATGCCCCTCCATTGCATGGGCGGTCAGTGCGACGATCGGTATGTCATTCCAGGGTTCGTCGACGGCACGGATCACCTTCGTCGTCTGGATGCCGTCCATCAGCGGCATCTGGATATCCATGAGAATGATGTCGAAGCTTTGCTCGCGCAGCTTGCGGATAACTTCCACGCCATTCTCGGCAATGGTCAGTTGATGGCCAAGCCGCTCCATCACCGCACACATGAGCTTCTGGTTCACGGGCTGGTCTTCGGCGAGCAGCACTCTCAATGGCGCATTCGTTCCCGGCAGCGGGGTTTGTCCGGCCGCGGCCGGTTGCGTGTCTGCCTTTCCTTCGCTCAACACACGGACAGGCAGGCGCACAGTGAAGCAGCTGCCTTTTCCTTCGGTGCTCTCCACTTCTATGGTGCCGTTCATGAGCGTGGTCAGTTCTCGTGTAATGGCGAGCCCGAGGCCGGTGCCGCCATATGTGCGCGAGATCGAAGAATCCGCCTGCTGGAAGCGCGTGAAAAGACGCGGCAGCATGGCTTCCGGAATGCCGATGCCTGTGTCGCGCACCGTGAAGACGAGTTCGGCTGTGTCCGGGTCGTCGCAGGCCCTGGCAGCGAGAGATACGCTGACCTCGCCCTGTGGCGTGAACTTGATCGCGTTGCCGACAAGATTGAAAAGAATCTGACGAAGCCGCGTCGGATCGCTCATGATCCGTTGCGGGATATGGCCTTCTTCGCTCTTCGTCAGGACTAGCCCCTTCTCCTTCGCATTCGGGCGCAGCACTTCGACAACCGTCTCGAGAACGGTCATTGGCGATGTCGGTTCCGGTTCGAGTTCGAGGCGGCCTGCTTCGAGCTTGGAGAGGTCGAGAATATCGTTGAGGATCGTCAGCAGGCATTCGCCCGACTCGCGGATCGTCGTAACGCCGTCGCGCTGTTCCTGTGTCAGAGGGCCGGAAAGAAGAAGGTCGGCCATGCCCAGGACGCCGTTCATCGGAGTGCGCAGTTCGTGGCTCATCGTGGCGAGGAAGGCCGATTTGGCGCGGTTCGCGTTTTCCGCCGCCTCTTTCGCAATCGAGAGATCTTGGGCTGTGCGAGTGAGTTTCGCGCGCTCCTGTTCAAGTTGCAGCGATGTGTGTTGCAGGTCGAGAACGCGGTCCTGAAGCTCGAGCTGGCTTCGTTTCAGTTTGATTTCGGTCTGCTTTGCCCGGCTCACATCGTTCTCGACCACGATGTAGTTGCGGATCGAACCCTTTGCATCGCGGACCGGCCGTATTTCGATAGAAGCCCAGTATTGAGTTCCCTGTTTCGTCAGGCCGATCATCTCGACGTTGCGGCCCTCGCCGTCGGCGGCGCTTTCCGCAAGAATCTTCAAGGCGCCGATGCCTGCATGGCGAACCAGAATGTCGCGTGGCAAGCGTCCTTCGATGTCCTCGCGCTCAAGCCCGGTCATCCGCAGATAGCCCGCATTAGCCCAGACGATCTGCCCCGTGCGGTCGGCTATGAGCACACCGGCGTCAGTGCCGTTGGCGACGAGCGCGAGCTGCTCGTTGTCGCGAAGACTATGCTGCAACCGGCCGAAAACCTGGCCGAAAAGCAGGGCAAGGTCGCTGAGTTCGCCTTTGGGAATATCGCTGGGCGGATCGAAATATCCGCCGACACTATTGCGAACGGCGGTGGCCAGTCTCTGCACCGGGCCGATCACGGCGGCGTGCAGCACCAGGAAAAGCGCACCCATGAGAATAACGGTCGTCAACATTCTGCGCACGAGCGAGGAGAGCGCGGCCGCGGCGAGTTCGCTCTGCATCGATTGCAGGCTGACCACGGTCAAGCTGCCCAGCCTTGTTCCAGGTATCGCCGCGACATAGACCCAGCCATCGATGCCGTCAAAACTTGCCTTGAAACTTTGCGGGCGCTCGAGGATGAAGCTTGCGTTGATCGCGGTCCGGATTTCCGGATGAGCAAACAGGGCGGGCGTATTGGCGATGCGCGCCGTCTCCGCGCCCTCCAGCACATTGCCGGTGTCGTCGATGAGATAGACCCCCAGCAAATCATCATGCCAGAGCGCCTCGCGGGAAACCGCCTGGCTCGCTTCGCCGACGTTGAAGTCGCCATCGAGCTGCGAACGCATGGCGAGGTGGTCGGCTACCATCGACGCCCGCTGCTCGACACTGGTGAACATCACGCTGCGCAGCTGGTAATAGTCGACAAGGGATTGGATCAATACGAGCGCGATCAGGAGGGCGAACATTTTCAGCGCGACGTCGCGGGCCGTCGGCCCCACAAGGGAGCGAAGCATGCGATAGTCGAATCTGGGATAGGCTTGCCCGCGCATGTCCCTGTCGCTCAGCCGGGCGCAAGGCCCGATTGGTGGTTATCCGGCTCCTAAAAGGTGCCCCCATCCCCCACGGATGACGCAGCTTTCATAGCAGGAAGGGAGTTAAGAGGTGCCTAAGCCGGATCGATTCGCGTGTTAAGGTTGCGCAAATATTTTCCATGATTTTCAATAGTTTGCGTGGCTTTGCCCGGCGGCGGGCAGGAGTTGGAGCAATTCAGGAGCCTGAATGTCGATCCGCAATCTCGAGCGTATGTACGCCCCCCGGTCCGTTGCCCTTGTCGGCGCCAGTGCCAGAGAGGGGTCGGTGGGCAATGTGCTGCTCAGGAATCTTCTGGCGGCCGGATTGCCGGGCCCGGTCTGGGCGGTCAATCCGCGCGGCGGCCGAATAGGCGAGGTGGAGGTCTACAAGGACGTGGCAAGCCTTCCCGGCACGCCCGATCTCGCCGTCATCGCGACGCCGCCGCAGACCGTTCCCGGCCTCATCTCGGAGCTTGGCGCGCGGGGGACGAAGGCCGCGGTGGTCATCACGGCCGGGTTCGGCGAGCTGGGCGAAAAAGGCCGCGCCTTGCAGGCGGAGATGCTGGAGGCCGCGAAGCCGCATCTGCTGCGCATCGCAGGGCCCAATTGTCTCGGTATCATGACACCGGGAAACGGGCTCAATGCGTCCTTCGGGCATGTGCAGCCGGAGAAGGGCAATGTCGCCTTCGTGTCGCAATCGGGTGCCGTCGTCACCGCCGTCCTCGACTGGGCGACCAGCAGGGGTATCGGCTTTTCGCATGTCGCCTCGCTTGGCGGCATGTCGGATGTCGATTTCGGCGACATGCTGGATTTCCTTGCCGCCGATCCGCATACGAAAAGCATCCTGCTCTATATCGAATCCGTCCGGGATGCGCGGAAGTTCATGTCCGCAGGGCGTCAGGCGTCGCGCTTGAAACCCGTCATCGTCATCAAGTCAGGGCGCCATGAAGCGGGCGCACGTGCCGCCGCTTCGCATACGGGCGCGCTTGCCGGCTCGGACGCCGTCTATCAGGCCGCTTTCCGCCGCGCGGGCATGTTGCGCGAAGACGGCATCGAAGACCTCTTCGATGCGGTGGAAACGCTTTCCGCCCGTTCGGAACGGCGTCCGATCCTCGGCGACCGTCTCGGCATTCTCACCAATGGCGGCGGCGTCGGCGTCATTGCAACCGATTTCCTGATCGACGAGGGCGGGCGGCTCGCCGATATCTCGCCGGAGACGATCGAGGCACTGGACGCCGTGTTGCCGCGTACATAGAGCCGCGCCAATCCCGTCGACATCATCGGCGATGCGGGCGCGGAGCGTTACGCACATGCCATGGAAGCACTGCTGAAGGATAAAGGAACGGATGCAGTGCTGGTGATGAACTGCCCCACCGCCGTGGTGAACAATCTCTCCGCCGCCCATGCCGTCATCGAGAAGGCTGAGGCGTCGAGCAAGCCCGTCTTTACGAACTGGCTGGGCGACAAGGGTGCGCGCGCCGCGCGCGAGGCATTTCAGACGCATCGCATTCCCACTTACGAAACGCCCACAAGTGCCGTGCGCGCCTTCATGCTGCATGTCCGGCACGAGCGCAATCAGCGGCTTCTGCTCGAAATTCCATCCGCGGGCCCGGCGCATCCGAACCATGATCTGCCGGCCGCGCGGCGGCTTGTCGAAACGGCGCTTGCGGAAAAGCGGGAATGGTTGAGTGAGGCGGAAGCAAAGCATCTGCTCGCCGCCTATGGCGTTCCCGTCGTCGATACGCGCATCGTTTCCTCCGCCTCCGAAGCGGCCAGAACCGCGGACGAGATCGGCTATCCGGTGGCATTGAAAATTCTATCTCCCGACATCACGCATAAAAGCGATGTTGGCGGCGTCGCGCTCGGCCTCGACAATGCCGAGGCGGTGTCGGAAGCCGCCTCGCGCATGCTTTCGCGGGTCGCGCGGTTCTGTCCCGGCGCGGAGATCGAGGGCTTCACGGTGCAGCAGATGGTGAGGAAGCCGGATGCTTTCGAGCTTATTCTCGGCATTGTGGACGATGCGACTTTCGGTCCGGTCCTCCTGTTCGGGCAGGGTGGCACCTCGGTGGAGGTGGTGCGCGACAAGGCGATGGCGCTGCCGCCGCTCAATCGGGCGCTTGCAGACGATCTCATATCCCGCACCCGCGTCTCGCGCCTGCTGGAGGGCTATCGCGGCCGCCCGCCGGCGGACCGGGAGGGGATCGCATCCGCGCTCATGGCGCTCGGCGATCTTGCCGCCGACAATCCGGAGGTCGCCGAACTCGACATCAATCCCCTGTGGGCGGATGAAAACGGAGTGATCGCGCTCGACGCCCGCGTCCGTATCCAGCCGGCGAAAGGCAAGGGCACGTCGCGCTTCGCGATAAGGCCTTATCCCACCTCGCTTGAAGCGAGCCTTGCCGACCGGGAGGGCCGTTCTTACCCGCTCCGTCCGATCCGCCCGGAGGATGCGGCACTGATCGACGATCTTCTGGAACACACGGATGCAGAGGATGTGCGTCTGCGTTTTCTGTCGCCGTTGCGAAAGCTGCCGCGCCAGCTCGCCGCGCGTCTCACGCAGATCGACTACGACCGGGAAATGGCTTTTGTTGTTTTCACCGATGAAACGTCGAAGGAAGCCGCTGCCGTGGGCCGTCTCTCGGAAGATCCGAACCGGGAGCGGGCGGAATTCGCCATTCTGGTCCGCAGCGATCACCACGGTCATGGGCTCGGCTACGCGTTGATGCAGAAACTGATCGACTATGCGCGTCTTCGCGGCATCGGTGAAATTTTCGGCCATGTGCTCCGCGAAAACCGCAACATGCTCAGCATGTGCGACGATCTCGGCTTCACGCGTCACCGCATCGATGGCGACCCATCGCTGGTCGAGACGCGCCTGAAGATCGCCTGAAATGCAAAAGGGGCGCCCTCGGGCGCCCCTCGCATTCTCGACTGCCGCTCGCTTAGTCCGCTGCGGTTGCCAGGTTGCCTTCCAGCGTCTTCTGGCCCTTGGCCGGCGCGGAAATCTCGATCCGGCGGGGCTTCAGCTCTTCCGGCACGCGGCGCACCAGGTCGACATGCAGGAGCCCGTTTTCGAGATGGGCGCCTTTCACTTCGACATGGTCGGCGAGCTGGAAGCGGCGCTCGAAGCTGCGGCCCGCAATGCCGCGGTGAAGGTAGTTCGCACCTTCAGGCTCGGCGCGTTTGCCGCTGATGGTCAGCACGTTCTGCTTCACCTCGAGGTCGAGATCGTCCTGGGCAAAGCCGGCGACGGCGACGGAAATCCGGTAGTCGTTTTCGCTGGTCCGCTCGATATTGTAGGGCGGATAGGTCGGGACCGTTTCATGGGTCACGGAATCGAGCAGCGATTGAAGCTGATCGAAGCCCACGGTCGAGCGGTAAAGGGGGGAAAAGTCGAAACTGCGCATAGCTACATCCTTCTTGAAGCGATGTGATCATCTTCAAGGCGGGGCCCACCGCCGTCTGGCCGGTGGCCGCCTCGTCCATGCCGGCCCGGTATTCCGGCGCCCGGCAGGGCATATCTGGGAATTTCCCAATGTCCCTTCAAGATGGGTATAAGGTCCTCGAATACGAATTTCGATGCAGGGGGGAGAGACGATGAAGCGCGTTGCAGCGAGCCTGTTTCTGGGGACGGCCTTGCTCTGGGCCGGGGCTGCCCCTGCCGAGGAAATCGGCACCATCCGGCTCGGCGCGGCGGTCTCCCTGACAGGAAAATATTCCTCCAACGGCGCCTTCACACGCAATGGCTACGACCTTGCCGTGAAGCGCATCAATGAGGAGGGCGGCGTCACGGTCGCCGGCAAGCGCTACAATCTTGCGGTCATTTACTATGATGATGAATCGACGCCCGCCCGCGGCGCGCAGCTTGTCGAGCGGCTGATCCAGCAGGATGGGGTCAAATATCTTCTCGGCCCTTATTCCTCCGGCCTCACCGAGGCGATCGCGCCCGTGACCGAAAAATACGGCGTGCCGATGGTCGAGGCGAACGGCGCCGCCGTCTCTCTCTTCCGCAAAGGCTACCGCTATCTCTTCGCGGTCCTCTCCACCACCGATCAATATCTGCGCGGTGCGGTCGAGCTTGCCGCAAGCGTGAACGAGGACCCGTCGAAGCTTCGCGTCGCGATGGCCTTTGAAAACGATCCCTTCTCGCAGGATGTGCGCGAAGGCGTCATGGAAGATGCCGCGAAATTCGGCATGAAGATCGTGATCGACGACAAGCTGCCGCCGGAACTGAACGATATGTCGGCCACGCTTTCCAAGGCGAAGGTGCTGAAGCCCGACCTGCTGCTCGTCTCGGGCCATGACAAGGGGGCGGCGCTCGTGGTCCGCCAGCTTGCCGATCAGCGCGTCGATGTGCCGATGGTCGCGATCACGCATTGCGACAGCGCGCAGATTGCGGAGAAGTTCGGAAAGATCGCCGAATACACCCTCTGCGCCGCGCAATGGGCCTCGACGCTGAAATATTCCGACGCGCTTTTCGGCAGCGCGGCGGACTATGCAGCGCTTTACGAAGAAACCTACGGCCACGCGGCTCCCTATCAGGCGGCGGAGTCAAGCGCGGCGGTGCAGGTCTTCGCCGATGCTTTCGAGCGCGCCGGGTCGCTCGAGCCGGACGCCGTGCGCGATGCACTGGCGGAGACGGACATCAAGACGTTTTACGGGCCCGTGAAATTCGACGAGACCGGCAAGAACATCTCCAAGCCGACAGTCCTCTTCCAGGTACAGGACGGCAAATATGTCGTCGTCTATCCGGAAGCTTTTGCCGAAGCGAAGGTACGCTGGCCAACACCTTCCTGGCCGACACGCTGAACTCCGGGAACCTGAATTCGTGTTCGACAATCTGTTGCTCTTCTTCCAGTACCCGCCGCTCGCCGCCGATGTCCTTCTCAACGGCTTGCTGATCGGCGCCATCTTCGCGCTGGCGGCCTATGGCATGGCACTGGTCTGGGGCGTGCTCGACATCGTCAATGTCGTGCAGGGCGAACTCGTCGTGCTCGGCGGCTATGTCACCTTCCTGCTCGTTCAGTCGGGCATGCCGCCGCTTCTCGGTGTGCCCGTTTCCGCCGTCGTCATGTTCTGTTTCGGCTGGCTCGTCTATCGCGTGGTCATTTTCCGCGTCGTGGACAAGGACATCTTCATCTCCATTCTCGCAACCTTCGGTCTTTCCATCCTGATCCAGCAGCTCGCCAATCTCCTGTTCGGCTCCGAAGTGCGAACGGTTGATGCGGATCTCGGCTCCCTTCACATGCTCGATGGAACGGTGACGCTTGCCTGGATCAAGATCCTCGCCTTCGGTCTGGCGCTTGTCGCGGGCGGCATGCTCTGGCTTTTCCTGCGTCATGCGCGGCTCGGTCAGGCCATTCGTGCGACGGCGCAGAACCCGCGTGCCGCGCGCATTCTCGGCATCGATACGAACCGTGTCTATGCGATGACCTATGCGCTCAATGCCGCTCTTTGCGGCGCGGCGGGCAGCCTCGCGGTCATGGCATGGACGATCCACCCTTATGTCGGCCTGCCCTACACGGTGCGATCCTTCATGGTCGTGGTCGTCGCGGGTGTCGGCAATGTCGGTGGTGTCGTCGCGGCGGGGCTCGGTCTCGGCGCGCTGGAGAATGCGGCAGGGTTCATTCTCGGCGTCGAATTCCAGATCGCCTTTGTCTTCGCGCTGATGGTCGTCATTCTCGTCTGGCGCCATGCGCGCGCGGCGCGCAAGCGGAGCCATCTCCAATGAGCCGTATCAACGACTGGCATGTCATGGCGGCGCTCGCCGTTTTCGGCATTGCGGCGCCCTTCCTCCTGCCGGGACTCGTCACGCAGCTTGCCTTCCTCTGGCTCATGGTCGTCTTTGCGCTCACATGGGACATGCTGGGTGGCCGCATGGGCTACAATTCCTTCGGCAACATCGTCTTCTTCGGCATCGGCTGCTATGCCGCCGCCGTCATCCAGCGGGATGCGGGCCTTCCCTTTTTCGAGGGATTGGCGCTTGGCCTCGTCGCGGGCGCCGTGCTTGCGGTTCTTGCGGCGGTTGTTTTCGGCGCGGCCATGCTCGGCATTCGCGGCCATTATTTCGCTATCGGCACGCTCGGTCTCGGCATTGCCGCAGGCGAGACGGCGAGCGGATGGGACTATGTCGGCGCCGGCTCAGGCCTCGCGCTGCCGCTTTATCCGGGCGATCTCGGCTCGCGCGAATTCTTCTTTTGCTATTCGCTTCTCGCTCTCGCCGCGCTTTGCTTCCTCACCTGCCGCTGGCTTTATGGCACGCGCTTCGGCCTCGCGCTCAATGCCATACGCGACGATCAGGACAAGGCCGATGCCATGGGCCTCCGCACCACGCAGATCAAGATTTTCGCGTGGAGCGTATCGGCGCTTTTTCTCGGCATCTCGGGCGGGCTCGCCGCCAACATGATCGGCTTCATCGACCCGCGCGACGTCGCCTTTGCGGGCGCGACCTTCGGTGTCTGGATGGTGCTGATGGCGATCCTCGGCGGCAAGGGAACACTTTGGGGTCCCGTCATCGGCGCTTTCGTGTTCCATGTGACGCAGGAAATTTTCTGGACCTATCTTCTCGGCTGGCAGCGTGTCGCGCTCGGCGCCCTCATCGTCATCATCGTCGTCTTCTTC
Above is a window of Parvibaculum lavamentivorans DS-1 DNA encoding:
- a CDS encoding branched-chain amino acid ABC transporter permease; its protein translation is MFDNLLLFFQYPPLAADVLLNGLLIGAIFALAAYGMALVWGVLDIVNVVQGELVVLGGYVTFLLVQSGMPPLLGVPVSAVVMFCFGWLVYRVVIFRVVDKDIFISILATFGLSILIQQLANLLFGSEVRTVDADLGSLHMLDGTVTLAWIKILAFGLALVAGGMLWLFLRHARLGQAIRATAQNPRAARILGIDTNRVYAMTYALNAALCGAAGSLAVMAWTIHPYVGLPYTVRSFMVVVVAGVGNVGGVVAAGLGLGALENAAGFILGVEFQIAFVFALMVVILVWRHARAARKRSHLQ
- a CDS encoding branched-chain amino acid ABC transporter permease, whose amino-acid sequence is MSRINDWHVMAALAVFGIAAPFLLPGLVTQLAFLWLMVVFALTWDMLGGRMGYNSFGNIVFFGIGCYAAAVIQRDAGLPFFEGLALGLVAGAVLAVLAAVVFGAAMLGIRGHYFAIGTLGLGIAAGETASGWDYVGAGSGLALPLYPGDLGSREFFFCYSLLALAALCFLTCRWLYGTRFGLALNAIRDDQDKADAMGLRTTQIKIFAWSVSALFLGISGGLAANMIGFIDPRDVAFAGATFGVWMVLMAILGGKGTLWGPVIGAFVFHVTQEIFWTYLLGWQRVALGALIVIIVVFFPQGIMGWVAERRERKGASA